A genomic stretch from Chroicocephalus ridibundus unplaced genomic scaffold, bChrRid1.1 SCAFFOLD_580, whole genome shotgun sequence includes:
- the LOC134509636 gene encoding transferrin receptor protein 2-like, whose amino-acid sequence ALPAGAGGCGGPLQPGVPLLHRPGPPPPPPGGAPHPRPPPQRQHRRPPPAGVGGSSGPPPTGVPPPSRGLRYRPGAGGRRLRLSVAPGTAPGTLTSVFGALEGRLEPDCYVIVGAQRDSLGPGAAASGVGTALLLELARLFAAIGRDGFQLRRTLLFVSWDGGEFGHLGATEWLEGYPDLLHTKAAAYISLDQAVLGDDRFVAKTSPMLVNLLESALGQVESPNEGGKSLLEAVTRPGRGWESDVIRPLPPESGAFPFTAAAGVPALELGFDEAPGGWSRAALGTREDTLGRLQGRLRGRLPAVARAVAAVAAHLLLRLGHDARLPLDPGALGDALLRRLAPLQGRGLSLQSLSSARGDVVRAAERLRREMAGSDGTNERLNRGFNTRIMAAEASLLSPFVSPLVTPFRHVLLGRGGHTLPALAAQLGRGQGWGTRGDTRHLRLRLALLTWTLQGTAGALAGDAWDRGDIWGRGDMGDRGDIWDLGGSGDTGDRGDNGDIGDRGDTRDRGALGDKGDTWDYGDTWDYGDHGDTWDRGGLGDNGDHEDTWDRGGLGDHGDTQDHGGPW is encoded by the exons GCGCTCCCCGCAGGTGCAGGAGGGTGCGGGGGACCCCTACAGCCGGGGGTTCCCCTCCTTCACCGaccgggcccccccccgccgccccccgggggtgccccccatccccgtccACCCCCTCAGCGCCAACACCGCCGCCCGCCTCCTGCG GGTGTTGGGGGCTCCTCAGGCCCCCCCCCCACTggggtcccccccccctcccgggggCTGCGGTaccggccgggcgcgggggggcggcggctgcGGCTCAGCGTGGCCCCGGGGACGGCGCCCGGGACCCTCACCAGCGTCTTCGGGGCCCTGGAGGGGCGGCTGGAGCCCG ACTGTTACGTCATCGTGGGGGCGCAGCGCGATTCgctggggccgggggcggcggcctcGGGGGTGGGCACCGccctcctgctggagctggcccGGCTCTTCGCCGCCATTGGGCGGGACG ggTTCCAGCTCCGCCGGACGCTGCTCTTCGTCAGCTGGGACGGGGGCGAGTTCGGGCACTTGGGGGCCACCGAGTGGCTGGAG GGTTACCCCGACCTCCTCCACACCAAAGCCGCCGCCTACATCAGCCTGGACCAGGCCGTGCTGG GTGACGACCGTTTTGTGGCCAAAACCAGCCCGATGCTGGTCAACCTCCTGGAGAGCGCCCTGGGCCAG gtggagAGCCCCAACGAGGGCGGGAAAAGCCTCTTGGAGGCGGTGAcgcggccggggcggggctgGGAGAGTGACGT gatccgGCCGCTGCCCCCCGAAAGCGGCGCCTTCCCCTTCACGGCCGCCGCCGGCGTCCCGGCCCTGGAGCTCGGCTTCGACGAG GCGCCGGGGGGGTGGTCGCGGGCGGCGCTGGGGACACGCGAGGACACGCTGGGGCGGCTGCAGGGGCGGCTGCGGGGGCGGCTGCCGGCGGTGGCCCGAGCGGTGGCCGCGGTGGCCGCCCACCTCCTGCTGCGCCTGGGCCACGACGCCCGGCTGCCCCTCGACCCCGGCGCCCTGGGGGACGCGCTGCTGCGGCGCCTGGCGCCCCTCCAG ggccgAGGGCTGTCCCTGCAGTCCCTGTCCTCGGCCCGCGGGGACGTCGTGCGAGCGGCCGAGAGGCTGCGCCGGGAAATGGCCGGCTCCGACGGCACCAACGAGCGGCTCAACCGCGGCTTCAACACCCGCATCATGGCC gcggAGGCCTCGCTCCTGTCCCCTTTCGTGTCCCCCCTGGTCACCCCCTTCCGCCACGTGCTGCTGGGCCGGGGGGGCCACACGCTGCCGGCGCTGGCggcccagctggggaggggacagggctgggggacgcggggggacacCCGCCACCTCCGCCTGCGCCTGGCCCTGCTGACCTGGACCCTGCAGGGGACGGCCGGGGCCCTGGCCGGGGACGCCTGGGACCGCGGGGACatctgggggcggggggacatgggggaccgGGGGGACATCTGGGACCttggtggctctggggacactggagaccgtggggacaacggggacatTGGAGaccgtggggacaccagggaccgTGGTGCccttggggacaagggggacacCTGGGACTATGGGGACACCTGGGACTATGGGGACCATGGGGACACCTGGGACCgtggtggccttggggacaaCGGGGACCATGAGGACACCTGGGACCGTGGTGGCCTTGGGGACCATGGTGACACCCAGGATCATGGTGGCCCTTGGTGA